One genomic region from Phocoena sinus isolate mPhoSin1 chromosome 3, mPhoSin1.pri, whole genome shotgun sequence encodes:
- the LOC116751900 gene encoding small integral membrane protein 20-like: protein MTPNLRTTLIFGGFISLIGAAFYPIYFRPLMRLEEYQKEQAINRAGIVQEDVQPPGLKVWSDPFGRK, encoded by the coding sequence ATGACCCCGAACCTGCGCACCACGCTCATTTTCGGCGGCTTCATCTCCCTGATCGGCGCCGCCTTCTACCCCATCTACTTCCGGCCCCTAATGCGGCTGGAGGAATACCAGAAGGAACAAGCCATAAATCGAGCTGGTATTGTCCAAGAAGACGTGCAGCCACCAGGGTTAAAAGTGTGGTCGGATCCATTTGGCAGGAAATGA